A region from the Corylus avellana chromosome ca7, CavTom2PMs-1.0 genome encodes:
- the LOC132188380 gene encoding uncharacterized protein LOC132188380 produces MSRPGDWNCRSCQHLNFQRRDSCQRCGDPKSGDFGGFGGRGGSSAFGFTGSDVRPGDWYCTAGNCGAHNFASRSSCFKCGTFKDDSAGGYDSDISRSRGFGVGGGGGGGGGGGGGGRPGWKSGDWICTRSGCNEHNFASRMECFRCNAPRDSY; encoded by the exons ATGAGCAGGCCCGGCGATTGGAATTGTAGGTCATGCCAACACCTCAACTTCCAGAGGCGTGATTCGTGCCAACGTTGCGGGGATCCTAAGTCGGGTGACTTTGGAGGCTTTGGTGGGAGAGGCGGATCGTCAGCCTTTGGATTCACCGGGTCGGATGTCCGGCCGGGTGACTGGTACTGCACTGCCGGAAACTGTGGGGCGCACAACTTCGCTAGCCGTTCTAGCTGCTTCAAGTGCGGCACGTTTAAGGATGACTCCGCTGGAGGCTACGATAGTGACATTTCACGCTCAAGAGGTTTCGGTGTTGGTGGCGGTGGaggtggtggcggtggcggcGGCGGAGGAGGACGACCTGGATGGAAGTCTGGTGATTGGATTTGCACCAG GTCGGGATGCAATGAACACAACTTCGCCAGCAGAATGGAGTGTTTCAGATGCAATGCCCCAAGGGACTCCTACTAA
- the LOC132187987 gene encoding uncharacterized protein LOC132187987: MPLLFMSKRIGEKIGASLGKLMEVDVAEEGVGWGQCLQIRVVLYLTKPLDRGRALNLPGKSYWVIFKYEKLPSMCFDCGRIIHGKKRCPIQRSTRWSSPEDKKQWGVWLQVDDRRKRTDSDFHAPAGDEGWQRSQEGERVAGDGHLGKHKVNMGTSGAHGSPSSGTNRS; the protein is encoded by the coding sequence ATGCCATTACTTTTCATGTCCAAGAGGATCGGTGAGAAAATTGGGGCGTCGTTAGGGAAGCTAATGGAGGTTGATGTTGCCGAAGAAGGTGTGGGCTGGGGACAGTGCTTGCAGATTCGAGTGGTTTTGTACCTAACAAAACCTCTTGATAGGGGAAGGGCCCTCAATTTGCCAGGAAAATCCTACTGGGTTATCTTCAAATACGAGAAATTACCATCAATGTGCTTCGACTGTGGTAGAATCATCCATGGAAAAAAAAGATGCCCTATACAAAGGAGTACCAGATGGAGCTCACCAGAAGACAAAAAGCAATGGGGAGTTTGGCTTCAGGTGGACGACAGAAGAAAGCGAACCGACAGTGACTTCCATGCTCCAGCAGGTGACGAGGGATGGCAGCGCAGCCAGGAGGGGGAAAGGGTTGCAGGTGACGGCCACCTCGGGAAACACAAGGTGAATATGGGAACTTCCGGGGCTCACGGTAGCCCTAGTTCAGGGACCAATAGGAGTTAA